TTTAATTGTGTGGATTGGTTTACGCGGGGCGACGTCAATTATGAGGTGGTTAGGAAATAGTGGTATTGATGCGATTGCTCGCGTAATGGGCTTTTTATTAATTTGTATGGGAGTGCAATTTGTTATCAACGGTATCGTTGAAATTATTGCACAACTCCCACACTTATTAACGGAATATCAATAAGGCATCGCTAAGGCATTGTAAGCATTTTTAACTTTCCACAAATAACGTGGTGCCTGTGGTGCAGGGTGCTTAGCTTGTACATGCTGATAAAATTCTTCAGGTGATAAATTATTAATCATCGCTATCGCCCTGCCTTTATCGTTGTCAAAGGTTCTTAGCAATGCACCAGCCCCATTCACGTATGCAACAACCGTTGCGTAATACAGTGTTTGAGGGTGGTTTATTCCTGCAAGGTGCTGGTCTCTTAATATCCGAATATAGGCCGTGCCAATATCAATATTTTTCCGAGGGTCTTTTAAATCACTGGAGCTAGGCTCGCCAGATTTACCTTGGAAACGATAAGCATCACGCCCTGCTGTCGAGGCTTTAATTTGCATCAAGCCAATCGCGTTCGATTTGCTCACCACTTCTGGCCTAAAATTAGATTCAACCTCAATAATTGCCCTAATAAGCGTTTCATCAACGCTATAACGCGAAGCAGAGTCACGAATGAATTCATCAAACGGAGTTCGTGGGAATGAGTTATTTTGTGCTGTTGTTGGCAACGTATTTTGGTTACCCAACATCCGCGTTTTCGTTGTTTGCCTATCTGGCTCACTGGAGCAACCGGCAAGTAGCAGTAGCACAAAAGCACCGCTGATTATTTTTTTCACTGTTGTATCCTCTGCTATCAAAGCCAACGGGAGAATAACTAATCCCAAGAAAAATAAAATAATTTTTACTTAACTTTTACTTCAGGACGTGTTTTAGTCATACAAATTAATAATGAGTGATAAAAAACCAATAATAACTATAGATGCAACTCCTCATTTTTTATGTTTATTTTTATAAATGATATTGATAATCATTATCAGTTGAGTTATAAAATGGAATTGTTATAAACCATAACAACCATACTGTTAAAAAATGTTAAGCCTAAAATGTCAGGGTCAACTTTTATGAAGAAGAATTTATCTCGATTATCTGCACCTTTACTCACCACCGTATTCGCATTAGCTGCAATGCTCTTTATTAGCCAACCGGCGTTTGCTAAAAAGTTTAAAGTGGTCACTACCTTTACCATCATTCAAGATATTGCTCAAAATGTAGCCGGAGATGCGGCAATTGTCGAGTCAATTACAAAACCAGGCGCTGAAATTCACGGGTACCAACCCACACCAAAAGATATTATGAAGGCATATGATGCCGATTTAATCCTATGGAATGGCATGAATTTAGAGGTTTGGTTCCAACGTTTCTTCGAAAACTTCAAAAATGTCCCTGCAGTCATTGTTACTGAGGGCATAGAGCCAATGCCAATCCGTGAAGGTGAATATAAAGACAATCCAAACCCGCACGCTTGGATGTCCCCTGCGAATGCAAAAATTTATATCGAAAACATTCGCCAAGCATTGGTTAAATATGATCCTGAAAATGCTGAAACCTACAATACCAATGCCAAAAACTACACGCAACAAATTGAAGCCCTTGATGCACCACTGCGTGAACGTTTAAATCGCATTCCAGAAAATGAGCGCTGGTTAGTGTCCAGCGAAGGCGCATTTAGCTATCTAACGAAGGATTATGGCTTTAAAGAGGTTTACTTATGGCCAATTAATGCGGAAGAGCAAGGTTCACCACAACAAGTTAAAAAAGTGATTGATACCGTACGTCAATATAACATCCCTGTTGTGTTCAGTGAGAGTACAATTTCAGATAAACCTGCTCGCCAAGTCAGCAAAGAGACGGGAGCTAAATACGGCGGTATTCTGTACGTGGATTCACTTTCTACCGCAGACGGCCCTGTTCCGACTTATATCGACCTGTTAAAAACCACTGTAGACACGATAGCCAAAGGATTTTCACAGTAATATGAATCACTCTAATCAGTTTGAGCACCCAAATTTGGTCGTTGACGATGCAACCGTAACTTACAACAACGGCCACA
The window above is part of the Providencia sp. R33 genome. Proteins encoded here:
- a CDS encoding metal ABC transporter substrate-binding protein, which codes for MKKNLSRLSAPLLTTVFALAAMLFISQPAFAKKFKVVTTFTIIQDIAQNVAGDAAIVESITKPGAEIHGYQPTPKDIMKAYDADLILWNGMNLEVWFQRFFENFKNVPAVIVTEGIEPMPIREGEYKDNPNPHAWMSPANAKIYIENIRQALVKYDPENAETYNTNAKNYTQQIEALDAPLRERLNRIPENERWLVSSEGAFSYLTKDYGFKEVYLWPINAEEQGSPQQVKKVIDTVRQYNIPVVFSESTISDKPARQVSKETGAKYGGILYVDSLSTADGPVPTYIDLLKTTVDTIAKGFSQ
- a CDS encoding transglycosylase SLT domain-containing protein codes for the protein MKKIISGAFVLLLLAGCSSEPDRQTTKTRMLGNQNTLPTTAQNNSFPRTPFDEFIRDSASRYSVDETLIRAIIEVESNFRPEVVSKSNAIGLMQIKASTAGRDAYRFQGKSGEPSSSDLKDPRKNIDIGTAYIRILRDQHLAGINHPQTLYYATVVAYVNGAGALLRTFDNDKGRAIAMINNLSPEEFYQHVQAKHPAPQAPRYLWKVKNAYNALAMPY